In the Ramlibacter tataouinensis TTB310 genome, one interval contains:
- a CDS encoding TRAP transporter small permease subunit, producing MQKLLLAVDRLSTWLGKTFAWCVVLLTVAISWEVFSRYVLGKPHSWMLDVQIMLYGVLFMMAGAYTLSKNGHVRGDVLYGFFRPRTQATLDLILYILFFLPGVFAMTWAGWTYFQESLAIREQTFNADPIPVYPFKFFIPFAGAILLLQGFVEIARCIICIREGQWPSREQDVEEVDVDKLKKMVHADDNPGLAAAPAEKGSPL from the coding sequence ATGCAGAAACTGTTGTTGGCGGTTGATCGCCTATCAACCTGGCTGGGAAAAACGTTCGCCTGGTGCGTCGTCCTGCTGACGGTGGCGATCTCCTGGGAAGTGTTCTCGCGCTACGTGCTGGGCAAGCCGCATTCCTGGATGCTCGACGTGCAGATCATGCTGTACGGCGTGCTGTTCATGATGGCCGGCGCCTACACCCTGTCCAAGAACGGCCACGTGCGCGGCGACGTGCTGTACGGCTTCTTCCGGCCGCGCACCCAGGCCACGCTGGACCTGATCCTCTACATCCTGTTCTTCCTGCCGGGCGTGTTCGCCATGACCTGGGCCGGCTGGACCTACTTCCAGGAGTCGCTCGCGATCCGCGAGCAGACCTTCAACGCGGACCCGATTCCCGTGTACCCCTTCAAGTTCTTCATCCCGTTCGCGGGCGCCATCCTGCTGCTGCAGGGCTTCGTCGAGATCGCCCGCTGCATCATCTGCATCCGTGAAGGGCAGTGGCCGTCGCGCGAGCAGGACGTGGAGGAAGTGGACGTGGACAAGCTCAAGAAGATGGTCCATGCCGACGACAACCCGGGACTGGCTGCGGCGCCCGCCGAGAAGGGGAGCCCGCTGTGA
- a CDS encoding TRAP transporter substrate-binding protein, whose product MTESKSPRRRSLLKGAAVAAGASMSAPMVMAQAAPVSFRFQSTWPAKDIFHEYANDFAKKVNDMAGGRMKIEVLPSGAVVPAFQLLEAVNKGTLDGGHGVVAYHYGKNSALALWGSGPAFGMDPNMVLSWHYYGGGKALLEEIYKSINMDVVSYLYGPMPTQPLGWFKKPVSNVAQLKGLKFRTVGLAVDLFTDLGVAVNPLPGGEIVPALDRGLIDAAEFNNASSDRVLGFPDVAKNCMLQSFHQSGEQFEILFNRTKYNSLPQELKAMIDYAVQAASADMSWKAIDRNSKDYIELKTKDKVNFYKTPDAILRAQLDSWDKVTAKKGSENPMFKKVLDSQREFASRAGQWQNDYMVDFKMAYNRYFAKSGTGGAAPKKS is encoded by the coding sequence ATGACCGAATCCAAGTCCCCGCGCCGCCGCAGCCTGCTCAAGGGCGCCGCCGTCGCCGCCGGCGCGAGCATGAGCGCGCCCATGGTGATGGCCCAGGCCGCACCGGTGTCGTTCCGCTTCCAGAGCACCTGGCCGGCCAAGGACATCTTCCACGAGTACGCCAACGACTTCGCCAAGAAGGTGAACGACATGGCCGGCGGCCGCATGAAGATCGAGGTGCTGCCCTCCGGCGCCGTGGTCCCGGCGTTCCAGCTGCTGGAAGCCGTGAACAAGGGCACGCTGGACGGCGGCCATGGCGTGGTGGCCTACCACTACGGCAAGAACTCCGCCCTGGCCCTGTGGGGCTCGGGCCCGGCCTTCGGCATGGACCCCAACATGGTCCTGTCGTGGCACTACTACGGCGGCGGCAAGGCCCTGCTGGAGGAGATCTACAAGTCCATCAACATGGACGTGGTCTCTTACCTGTACGGCCCCATGCCCACCCAGCCGCTGGGCTGGTTCAAGAAGCCGGTGTCCAACGTGGCACAGCTCAAGGGCCTCAAGTTCCGCACCGTGGGCCTGGCCGTCGACCTGTTCACCGACCTCGGCGTCGCCGTCAACCCGCTGCCCGGCGGCGAGATCGTGCCCGCGCTGGATCGCGGCCTGATCGACGCGGCCGAGTTCAACAACGCCTCGTCCGACCGCGTGCTGGGTTTCCCCGACGTGGCCAAGAACTGCATGCTGCAAAGCTTCCACCAGAGCGGCGAGCAGTTCGAGATCCTGTTCAACAGGACCAAGTACAACTCCCTGCCGCAGGAACTCAAGGCCATGATCGACTACGCCGTGCAGGCCGCCAGCGCCGACATGAGCTGGAAGGCGATCGACCGCAACTCCAAGGACTACATCGAGCTCAAGACCAAGGACAAGGTCAACTTCTACAAGACGCCCGACGCGATCCTGCGTGCCCAGCTCGACTCCTGGGACAAGGTCACCGCGAAGAAGGGATCCGAGAACCCGATGTTCAAGAAGGTGCTGGATTCGCAGCGCGAGTTTGCCTCGCGTGCCGGCCAGTGGCAGAACGACTACATGGTCGACTTCAAGATGGCCTACAACCGCTACTTCGCCAAGTCCGGCACGGGCGGCGCAGCCCCCAAGAAGTCCTGA
- a CDS encoding rhodanese-like domain-containing protein: MPAPPPTVQPAEGYAGDVPPQLAYEWWRSGDAVLVDVRSDAEREWVGYVPGAVSAPWKQWPGMAPNPGFDEAVRSQVPPGKKAVMLCRSGVRSIAAARRATELGIEAYNILEGFEGDADAEGHRGRKGGWRLRGLPWRQN; this comes from the coding sequence ATGCCCGCCCCGCCGCCCACCGTCCAGCCCGCCGAAGGTTATGCCGGCGACGTGCCGCCGCAGCTCGCCTACGAATGGTGGCGCTCGGGCGACGCCGTGCTGGTCGACGTGCGCAGCGATGCCGAACGCGAATGGGTGGGCTACGTGCCCGGCGCCGTCTCGGCGCCCTGGAAGCAGTGGCCGGGCATGGCGCCCAACCCCGGCTTCGACGAAGCGGTCCGTTCCCAGGTGCCGCCGGGCAAGAAGGCGGTGATGCTGTGCCGCAGCGGCGTGCGCTCGATCGCCGCGGCCCGCCGCGCCACCGAGCTGGGCATCGAGGCCTACAACATCCTGGAAGGCTTCGAGGGCGATGCCGACGCCGAGGGCCACCGCGGCCGCAAGGGCGGCTGGCGGCTACGGGGCCTGCCCTGGCGCCAGAACTGA